One genomic region from Pseudoduganella lutea encodes:
- a CDS encoding lactate permease LctP family transporter, producing the protein MQVWHQIYAPLGSLGLSALAAAIPIIFFFIALAVLRMKGHVAGSVTLALALLVAIFAYGMPVPHALASAAYGFAYGLWPIAWIIITAVFLYKIVERTGQLAVIRASILSITDDQRLQMLLIGFSFGAFLEGAAGFGAPVAITAALLVGLGFNPLYAAGMCLIANTAPVAFGAMGIPIIVAGQVTGIDAMHIGAMAGRQLPLLSLFVPFWLVFMMDGLRGVKEVWPGALVAGGTFAVTQYFTSNFIGPELPDITSALVSLLSLTLLLKVWQPATSKNAARDVVATGGAAALTGFGGGIAGGAELSGRTRSPYTLAQTVRAWAPFGILTAIVTVWSLPLFKALFTNGPLAWTVLKVHMPYLDGLVMKMVPIVAEPKAYEAVYKLDVLSAVGTPILITAIISMVLLGMKAGDGVRAFRDTVVELRKPVLSIGLVLAFAFVANYSGMSSTLALVLAGTGVAFPFFSPFLGWLGVFLTGSDTSSNALFCSLQATTAHQIGVSDTLMVAANTTGGVTGKMISPQSIAVACAATGLVGRESELFRFTLKHSLLFLVIVGIMTMLQAYVFTEMIPH; encoded by the coding sequence ATGCAGGTCTGGCACCAAATCTACGCACCGCTCGGCAGCCTGGGGCTGTCCGCCCTGGCCGCCGCCATTCCCATCATCTTTTTCTTTATCGCGCTGGCCGTGCTGAGGATGAAGGGCCACGTCGCCGGTTCCGTCACGCTGGCGCTGGCCCTGCTCGTCGCCATCTTCGCCTACGGCATGCCGGTCCCGCATGCGCTGGCGTCGGCGGCCTACGGATTCGCCTACGGCCTGTGGCCGATCGCGTGGATCATCATCACGGCGGTGTTCCTGTACAAGATCGTCGAGCGCACCGGCCAGCTGGCCGTGATCCGCGCGTCGATCCTGTCCATCACGGATGACCAGCGCCTGCAGATGCTGCTGATCGGCTTCTCGTTCGGCGCCTTCCTGGAGGGCGCGGCCGGTTTCGGCGCGCCGGTGGCGATCACCGCCGCGCTGCTCGTCGGCCTGGGCTTCAACCCGCTGTATGCGGCCGGCATGTGCCTGATCGCCAACACGGCGCCGGTCGCCTTCGGCGCGATGGGCATCCCCATCATCGTGGCGGGGCAGGTGACGGGCATCGACGCGATGCACATCGGCGCGATGGCCGGCCGCCAGTTGCCGCTGCTGTCGCTGTTCGTGCCGTTCTGGCTCGTCTTCATGATGGATGGCCTGCGCGGCGTGAAGGAAGTGTGGCCGGGCGCCCTGGTGGCCGGCGGTACCTTCGCCGTCACGCAGTATTTCACGTCCAACTTCATCGGCCCGGAGCTGCCGGATATCACGTCCGCCCTGGTCAGCCTGCTGTCGCTGACCTTGCTGCTGAAGGTCTGGCAGCCGGCGACTTCCAAGAACGCCGCGCGCGACGTCGTGGCCACCGGCGGTGCGGCGGCGCTGACCGGCTTCGGCGGCGGCATCGCGGGCGGCGCGGAATTGTCCGGCCGCACCCGTTCGCCCTACACGCTGGCGCAGACGGTGCGCGCCTGGGCGCCGTTCGGCATCCTCACCGCCATTGTCACCGTGTGGAGCCTGCCGCTGTTCAAGGCCCTGTTCACCAATGGGCCGCTGGCCTGGACCGTGCTGAAGGTGCACATGCCGTATCTCGACGGCCTTGTCATGAAGATGGTGCCCATCGTGGCCGAGCCCAAGGCCTATGAAGCGGTGTACAAGCTCGACGTCCTGTCCGCGGTCGGCACGCCGATCCTGATCACCGCCATCATCTCGATGGTCCTGCTGGGCATGAAGGCCGGGGACGGGGTGCGCGCCTTCCGCGATACGGTGGTGGAACTGCGCAAGCCCGTGCTGTCGATCGGGCTGGTCCTCGCCTTCGCCTTCGTGGCCAACTACTCCGGCATGTCGTCCACGCTGGCCCTCGTGCTGGCCGGCACCGGCGTGGCCTTCCCGTTCTTCTCGCCGTTCCTGGGCTGGCTTGGCGTGTTCCTGACGGGCTCGGACACGTCGTCGAACGCGCTGTTCTGCTCCCTGCAAGCCACGACCGCCCACCAGATCGGCGTATCCGATACGCTGATGGTGGCGGCTAACACGACGGGCGGCGTCACCGGCAAGATGATCTCGCCGCAATCGATCGCCGTGGCCTGCGCAGCCACCGGCCTGGTGGGCCGGGAATCGGAACTGTTCCGTTTCACGCTCAAGCACAGCCTGCTGTTCCTCGTGATCGTCGGCATCATGACCATGCTGCAAGCCTATGTGTTCACGGAGATGATTCCGCACTAG
- a CDS encoding DUF3466 family protein: protein MKTMAFLGGLVRGLVVVLVCATASPARAEADPPPYSFAVRPLGTLPGLSNFDATAINDLGHVIGNATDAGGRLHTFLYDGARMVDIAPLSALNATVSGINNAGQIVGSAGNQAVMYSAGRISYLGTGTVGSGAAAINDAGQATGWAQWSGTSRQAVIFDSGSVRAVTWSDSWWSSEGVDINEHGDVAGAFNQRGSNEKRPTLFYADGSLGQPYLDNAFWSQRHMATGINDAGQMVGWFETHNGDGAYLFENGVTHALNPLRFGRRAYDINNHTQIVGEGGIWESDGILYDIADLMPADSPWRVTEWDLINDRGQVVASACLGDACQLVLLNPVPEPQVIAMLGAGLALLGLAATRHRRLPAA from the coding sequence ATGAAAACCATGGCATTCTTGGGCGGACTCGTACGCGGGCTTGTGGTTGTACTGGTCTGCGCCACCGCGTCGCCTGCGCGGGCCGAGGCAGATCCACCCCCTTACTCCTTTGCAGTGCGCCCCTTGGGCACTCTGCCCGGCTTGAGCAATTTTGACGCCACGGCAATCAACGACCTGGGCCATGTAATCGGCAATGCCACGGATGCCGGAGGACGCCTGCATACCTTCCTGTACGACGGCGCGCGAATGGTCGACATAGCGCCACTGAGCGCGCTGAATGCTACCGTCAGCGGCATCAACAATGCCGGTCAGATCGTTGGCTCGGCTGGCAATCAGGCGGTCATGTACTCTGCAGGCAGGATCAGCTATCTCGGCACCGGCACCGTGGGCAGCGGAGCCGCCGCCATCAACGATGCCGGCCAGGCCACCGGCTGGGCGCAGTGGAGCGGAACCAGCCGCCAGGCAGTGATTTTCGATAGCGGTTCGGTGCGTGCCGTGACGTGGAGCGATTCGTGGTGGTCCAGCGAGGGAGTCGACATCAACGAACATGGCGACGTCGCGGGAGCGTTCAATCAGCGAGGATCCAATGAAAAGCGCCCCACCCTGTTTTATGCCGATGGCAGCCTGGGTCAACCGTACCTGGACAATGCGTTCTGGTCTCAACGGCACATGGCTACCGGCATCAACGATGCAGGACAGATGGTGGGTTGGTTCGAAACCCACAACGGCGATGGTGCCTACCTGTTCGAGAACGGCGTCACGCATGCGCTCAATCCGCTGCGCTTCGGACGACGCGCCTATGACATCAATAATCACACGCAAATCGTTGGCGAGGGCGGCATCTGGGAGTCTGACGGCATCCTGTACGACATCGCGGACCTGATGCCTGCCGATTCGCCCTGGCGTGTCACGGAATGGGACTTGATCAACGACCGCGGCCAGGTGGTCGCGTCTGCCTGCCTGGGCGATGCATGCCAGCTCGTGCTGCTCAATCCCGTACCTGAGCCGCAGGTCATCGCGATGCTGGGAGCGGGACTGGCACTGTTGGGACTCGCTGCAACCAGGCACAGGCGCCTGCCTGCCGCGTGA
- a CDS encoding YihY/virulence factor BrkB family protein, translating into MTHTVAEMRDAQTGIATAEPRTNEESGALKSRSSDLLSSPYVLGGAALGIAAAGYALVRRKKTAPYKKAAPYKKPAPHTTAPERSEDHGDMLAVLGSLVSLVASFASATSNAKVGAPAIKNDTQVVPTRSEEHLPDVKDAQPDISTPPRPRFEHTSASWIGRQWQICLAAGNAWIDDYAPSMGAALSYYMLFSLAPLLVIVIAIAGIVFGHDAAQGAIIAQLGGIMGEEGATAVQGLLEAAHESSTGIIASITSGLLLLLGATAIFAELQTDLDRIWEVPEKDKPSGIWGWLRARVLSFGLVLGLAFMLMMSLVVSAALAASGEWLGGSSEAGSIIANVLNFAASLGIFTVLFAMIFKIMPSAKISWHDVWTGAAVTALLFNVGKSLIALYLAKSDVASGFGAAGSIVILVAWFYYSAQIFLFGAEYTWVYANSKVRSKD; encoded by the coding sequence ATGACCCATACCGTTGCAGAAATGCGCGACGCCCAAACCGGTATCGCCACCGCCGAGCCCCGGACGAATGAGGAATCCGGCGCATTGAAATCCAGATCTTCGGACTTGCTTTCTTCTCCCTATGTGCTTGGAGGGGCTGCGCTGGGGATCGCGGCAGCGGGCTATGCGCTCGTCAGGCGCAAGAAAACCGCGCCCTATAAGAAAGCCGCGCCATACAAGAAACCCGCACCACATACTACGGCGCCGGAACGCAGCGAGGACCATGGCGATATGCTGGCAGTGCTTGGCTCACTTGTTTCACTGGTCGCGTCTTTTGCATCGGCTACCAGCAATGCCAAGGTCGGCGCGCCCGCCATCAAGAACGACACACAGGTTGTCCCGACGCGTTCAGAGGAGCACCTGCCTGATGTGAAGGATGCTCAGCCAGACATAAGCACGCCCCCGCGCCCACGGTTCGAACATACCTCGGCAAGCTGGATTGGCAGGCAGTGGCAAATATGCCTGGCAGCGGGCAATGCATGGATCGACGATTACGCACCGAGTATGGGAGCTGCGCTGTCTTATTACATGCTGTTTTCCCTGGCACCCTTGCTGGTCATCGTCATCGCGATTGCCGGCATTGTATTTGGGCACGATGCGGCGCAAGGCGCGATTATCGCGCAGCTTGGAGGCATCATGGGGGAGGAAGGGGCAACTGCCGTGCAGGGCTTGCTTGAAGCTGCACATGAATCGTCGACCGGAATCATTGCCAGCATCACCAGCGGGCTACTGCTACTGTTGGGTGCAACGGCGATTTTCGCCGAACTGCAAACTGATCTGGACCGCATCTGGGAAGTGCCGGAAAAAGATAAACCGTCGGGTATCTGGGGCTGGTTACGCGCCCGCGTTCTATCTTTTGGCTTGGTGCTGGGGCTTGCTTTCATGCTGATGATGTCGCTCGTCGTCAGCGCTGCGCTTGCAGCATCCGGCGAATGGTTGGGCGGTAGTTCGGAAGCGGGAAGCATTATCGCCAATGTGTTGAATTTCGCTGCCTCGCTAGGCATTTTCACAGTGCTGTTTGCGATGATTTTCAAGATCATGCCAAGTGCGAAGATATCCTGGCACGACGTGTGGACGGGAGCAGCTGTAACGGCCTTGCTCTTCAACGTAGGCAAATCGCTGATTGCCCTGTATCTCGCAAAATCGGACGTGGCCTCCGGTTTTGGTGCAGCCGGCTCCATTGTGATTCTCGTCGCATGGTTCTACTATTCGGCGCAGATTTTCCTGTTCGGCGCCGAATACACATGGGTCTATGCGAACAGCAAAGTACGGAGCAAGGACTGA
- a CDS encoding EDSAP-1 family PEP-CTERM protein has protein sequence MPTPRNIAWSIVALSWITVTLAAGPHARADAFAYGHVWADLSALQMRHADGTPFMAGDFASLTQEYRAESHLSSGLGRILNQASGPSSTPVDLAQSCLGPTCPRWPENAIDAWGAVPLVFTYADQQMAAAPLGDPAGYRLRQRNKAASLDGIGEPWGTWQSNAQSQLSMEFRPVSSGSMTVSFVGTSLAFGMQSFTDDALMLGYVATTVEIIHVDSGERWALAPAALNIQLGRANTDFPDWREDSYTLTTGELDANDLYRLNVTMTSEMLASAGTVAPPVPEPASYALYAIGLLGLNWYRRRHPRSSLRYPVENRVMNSREHHRYLTPALPR, from the coding sequence ATGCCAACGCCGCGCAATATTGCCTGGAGCATCGTCGCATTGTCGTGGATTACCGTTACGCTCGCCGCGGGGCCGCACGCCCGGGCCGATGCTTTTGCCTACGGTCATGTATGGGCCGACCTCAGCGCATTGCAGATGCGCCATGCCGATGGAACCCCGTTCATGGCCGGGGACTTCGCTTCGCTCACCCAAGAGTACCGCGCCGAAAGCCACCTCTCCTCCGGGCTGGGGCGGATATTGAACCAGGCGTCGGGCCCCTCATCCACTCCCGTCGATCTGGCGCAATCCTGCCTGGGACCGACCTGCCCCCGATGGCCGGAAAACGCGATCGACGCGTGGGGCGCCGTTCCGCTCGTGTTTACGTATGCCGACCAGCAGATGGCCGCCGCTCCGCTCGGCGACCCTGCCGGATACCGGCTCAGGCAGCGCAATAAAGCCGCCAGCCTGGATGGGATAGGAGAACCGTGGGGTACCTGGCAAAGCAATGCGCAAAGCCAGCTCAGCATGGAGTTTCGTCCAGTCTCGAGCGGTTCGATGACGGTATCGTTCGTCGGCACGAGCCTGGCCTTTGGCATGCAGAGTTTTACCGATGATGCCTTGATGCTCGGTTACGTCGCCACCACGGTCGAAATCATCCATGTCGACAGTGGCGAGCGCTGGGCGTTGGCACCAGCCGCCCTGAACATCCAGCTCGGCAGAGCGAACACCGATTTTCCCGATTGGCGCGAAGACAGCTATACCCTGACGACAGGGGAACTCGATGCCAACGATCTGTACCGGCTCAACGTGACGATGACCAGTGAAATGCTTGCATCGGCCGGGACGGTGGCGCCGCCGGTCCCGGAACCCGCGAGTTATGCCCTGTATGCCATCGGCCTGCTGGGATTGAACTGGTACCGCAGGCGGCATCCCAGGTCGTCACTTCGGTACCCTGTCGAAAACCGCGTAATGAATTCCAGGGAACACCACCGCTACCTGACACCAGCCTTACCCCGCTAG
- a CDS encoding LysR substrate-binding domain-containing protein, producing MAKRFPPVHALVAFEAAAHASSFAVAANQLCITPSALSHRIRLLEEFVGDRLFIRDGRAPTLTPFGRSYLDVVCSALQTLTDFPMPGRTTPAQPRIKLTVPPTFARYLLLPRLAGFTSAHPDIVVDVYLSVPLYDLAPSESDLEVRFGAGKYPDLETVKLLEEPAFPVATPAYLERIGGIASPAELAKATLLRSALEPWKPWFEVAGLDWPEPTTNLRIDDLGLLLEAVRLGQGVGLTRQHFAQEMIEKGEVVELFGIRLASPPHAYYVVYEQGMQLRPEVKLFVDWLMATYAGG from the coding sequence ATGGCAAAACGATTCCCACCCGTCCACGCGCTGGTCGCCTTCGAGGCCGCCGCCCATGCCAGTTCGTTCGCCGTGGCGGCCAACCAGCTGTGCATCACGCCATCCGCGCTGTCGCACCGTATCCGGCTGCTCGAGGAGTTCGTCGGCGACCGCCTGTTCATCCGCGATGGCCGGGCGCCGACGCTGACGCCTTTCGGCCGCAGCTATCTCGACGTCGTGTGCTCGGCGCTGCAGACGTTGACCGACTTCCCGATGCCCGGCCGTACTACGCCGGCGCAGCCGCGCATCAAGCTCACGGTGCCGCCCACGTTCGCGCGCTACCTGCTGCTGCCGCGCCTGGCCGGTTTCACCAGCGCGCACCCGGACATCGTGGTCGACGTCTACCTGTCCGTGCCGCTGTACGACCTCGCTCCGTCGGAGTCCGACCTGGAAGTGCGCTTCGGCGCCGGCAAGTACCCGGACCTGGAAACGGTGAAGCTGCTGGAAGAGCCGGCCTTCCCTGTGGCCACCCCCGCCTACCTGGAGCGCATCGGCGGCATTGCCAGCCCGGCCGAGCTGGCGAAGGCCACGCTGCTGCGCTCCGCGCTGGAGCCATGGAAGCCATGGTTCGAGGTGGCGGGCCTGGACTGGCCCGAGCCGACCACGAACCTGCGCATCGACGATCTCGGCCTGCTGCTCGAAGCCGTGCGGCTGGGGCAGGGCGTCGGTCTCACGCGGCAGCACTTTGCCCAGGAGATGATCGAGAAGGGCGAAGTGGTCGAGCTGTTCGGCATCCGCCTCGCCTCGCCGCCCCATGCGTATTACGTGGTGTACGAACAAGGCATGCAATTGCGGCCGGAGGTGAAGCTGTTCGTCGACTGGCTGATGGCCACCTACGCCGGCGGATGA
- the galA gene encoding beta-galactosidase GalA, translating into MWHFFKRVLLALSLLAWLLPAGAQAPRERINIDRDWRFAYGHAFDAGQDFGHGTRAFFFAKAGYGDGPAAPGFKDAGWRRVDLPHDWAVELPFDARGNTNHGSKAIGRAFPENSVGWYRKTIDIPASDRGRRIALEFDGAYRDSVVWVNGHYLGREPSGYSGFRHDITDYLDYGGTNTIVVRVDATVEEGWFYEGAGIYRHAWLTKTAPLHVAQWGTFVKSTVAGGRAAIEVDLTVRNDADKAARFTAEHRILGPDGGTLASTRAAGLGVGAAATADSRQRLALVNPRLWSLDDPHRYVLRTTLLQDGRIVDTYDTRFGIRTVAFDPDKGFSLNGKRIKLQGTNNHQDHAGVGVALPDGLQDWRLEQLKSFGVNAYRTAHHPPTPELLDATDRLGMLVIDEHRMMGTSPEIVSQLERLVRRDRNHPSVILWSVGNEEWALEGKPLGTHLAQRMHAIVKRLDPTRRTSVAASSSGRGTSLGADVIGFNYGAQHDVDAFHRAHPDKPAAMTEEGSTLTTRGIYVDDRAKVHLNAYDRQGRPGNSLSIEEGWRRVQERDWMSGMFVWTGFDYRGETTPFGWPAISSQFGMLDTTGVLKDTAWYLKAWWRPEPMVHILPHWNWPGREGQPIDVRVYSNGDEVELLQDGRSLGRKPMVRDSHLRWSVPYAPGQLEAVAYRRGVRIAGTEVATTGAPATVHLSGGMGGLAADGRAVAVVWVNVRDREGRLVPTASDRVDFAVSGPLRIIGVGNGDPGSHEADRPAERHAFVPLSGWRTLALNGPDAGPDAGFAVAPDADMTNWRDPTQWLPPEQQPPRTPYMVLRGQFDRPRLAAGQSAMLFIDQLDPGQQVHVNGRRVTPEMVDGSPAVPLDPALLRDRNSVAYVLPTPADGVAGLFDRSAGTSRWGNVRVTTAAAPWRRSLFNGWAQVIVQSTGEAGTGTLTATAQGLAPTSLQFEVR; encoded by the coding sequence ATGTGGCATTTCTTCAAACGTGTCTTGCTGGCGCTGTCGCTACTGGCATGGCTGCTGCCGGCCGGCGCGCAGGCGCCGCGCGAGCGCATCAATATCGACCGGGACTGGCGCTTCGCGTACGGCCACGCCTTTGACGCGGGCCAGGACTTCGGCCACGGCACGCGGGCGTTCTTCTTCGCCAAGGCGGGCTATGGCGATGGCCCGGCCGCACCCGGCTTCAAGGACGCCGGCTGGCGCCGGGTCGACCTGCCGCACGACTGGGCGGTGGAGCTGCCGTTCGATGCGCGCGGTAATACCAACCACGGCTCGAAGGCGATCGGCCGTGCCTTCCCGGAAAACAGCGTGGGTTGGTACCGAAAGACCATCGACATCCCGGCCAGCGACAGGGGACGGCGCATCGCACTGGAGTTCGACGGCGCCTACCGCGACAGCGTGGTCTGGGTCAACGGCCACTATCTCGGCAGGGAACCCAGCGGCTACTCGGGCTTTCGCCACGACATCACCGATTACCTCGACTACGGCGGCACCAACACGATCGTGGTGCGGGTCGACGCCACCGTGGAGGAGGGCTGGTTCTATGAAGGCGCCGGCATCTACCGGCACGCCTGGCTGACGAAGACCGCGCCGCTGCATGTGGCGCAGTGGGGCACCTTCGTGAAGTCCACCGTGGCCGGCGGCCGCGCCGCGATCGAAGTGGACCTCACTGTACGCAACGACGCCGACAAGGCCGCGCGCTTCACAGCCGAACACCGCATCCTCGGCCCGGATGGCGGCACACTGGCAAGCACCCGCGCCGCCGGCCTGGGCGTCGGCGCTGCCGCCACCGCCGATTCCCGCCAACGCCTGGCGCTGGTGAACCCGCGCCTGTGGTCGCTCGACGATCCGCACCGTTACGTGTTGCGCACCACACTGCTCCAGGATGGTCGTATCGTCGACACCTACGACACCCGCTTCGGCATCCGCACCGTGGCGTTCGACCCGGACAAGGGCTTTTCGCTGAACGGCAAGCGCATCAAACTGCAGGGCACCAACAACCACCAGGACCATGCCGGTGTCGGCGTGGCGCTGCCCGACGGCCTTCAGGACTGGCGCCTGGAGCAGCTCAAGTCGTTCGGCGTGAATGCCTACCGCACGGCGCACCATCCGCCCACCCCGGAACTGCTCGACGCCACCGACCGCCTCGGCATGCTGGTCATCGACGAGCACCGCATGATGGGCACCTCGCCCGAGATCGTCTCGCAGCTTGAACGCCTCGTGCGGCGCGACCGCAATCACCCGAGCGTGATCCTGTGGTCGGTCGGGAACGAGGAATGGGCGCTGGAAGGCAAGCCGCTCGGCACCCACCTGGCGCAGCGCATGCACGCCATCGTCAAGCGGCTCGACCCGACGCGGCGCACGTCGGTGGCCGCCAGCTCGTCCGGCCGGGGCACCTCGCTGGGCGCCGACGTGATCGGCTTCAACTACGGCGCCCAGCACGACGTGGACGCCTTCCACCGCGCCCACCCCGACAAGCCGGCCGCCATGACGGAGGAGGGCTCGACGCTGACCACGCGCGGCATCTATGTCGACGACCGCGCCAAGGTGCACCTGAATGCCTACGACCGTCAGGGCCGCCCGGGCAACAGCCTGAGCATCGAGGAAGGCTGGCGCCGCGTGCAGGAGCGTGACTGGATGTCCGGCATGTTCGTCTGGACTGGCTTCGACTACCGCGGTGAGACCACGCCGTTCGGCTGGCCGGCCATTTCGTCGCAGTTCGGCATGCTCGATACCACTGGGGTGTTGAAGGACACCGCCTGGTACCTGAAGGCATGGTGGCGCCCGGAGCCGATGGTGCACATCCTGCCACACTGGAACTGGCCGGGCAGGGAAGGGCAGCCCATCGACGTGCGCGTGTACAGCAATGGTGACGAAGTCGAACTGTTGCAGGACGGCCGCTCGCTGGGGCGCAAGCCGATGGTGCGCGACTCGCACCTGCGCTGGAGCGTGCCGTATGCGCCCGGCCAGCTGGAGGCCGTGGCATACCGGCGCGGCGTGCGGATCGCCGGTACCGAAGTGGCGACCACCGGCGCGCCGGCCACGGTACATCTTTCCGGCGGCATGGGCGGGCTCGCGGCCGATGGCCGCGCCGTCGCTGTCGTGTGGGTCAATGTACGCGACCGGGAAGGGCGGCTGGTGCCGACCGCCTCGGACCGCGTGGACTTCGCGGTGAGCGGGCCGCTGCGCATCATCGGCGTGGGCAATGGCGATCCGGGATCGCATGAAGCCGACCGGCCGGCCGAGCGCCACGCGTTCGTCCCGCTGTCGGGATGGCGCACGCTGGCGCTGAATGGGCCTGATGCCGGGCCGGACGCGGGGTTTGCAGTGGCGCCCGACGCCGACATGACGAACTGGCGCGATCCCACTCAATGGCTGCCACCCGAGCAGCAGCCGCCGCGCACGCCCTACATGGTGCTGCGCGGGCAGTTCGACCGCCCACGCCTGGCCGCCGGGCAGAGCGCCATGCTGTTCATCGACCAGCTCGACCCGGGCCAGCAGGTGCACGTCAACGGTCGGCGGGTAACGCCGGAGATGGTCGACGGCAGCCCGGCGGTACCGCTGGACCCGGCGCTGCTGCGCGACCGGAACAGCGTGGCCTACGTGCTGCCCACGCCGGCCGACGGCGTGGCCGGGCTGTTCGACCGCTCGGCCGGCACCAGCCGCTGGGGCAACGTGCGCGTGACCACGGCTGCCGCCCCATGGCGGCGCAGCCTGTTCAATGGCTGGGCCCAGGTGATCGTGCAGTCGACCGGCGAAGCGGGCACCGGCACGCTGACGGCGACGGCGCAGGGCCTTGCGCCGACGAGCTTGCAGTTTGAAGTGCGGTGA
- a CDS encoding glycoside hydrolase family 27 protein — translation MKARLPRLMLGALVAAPFAVAFSASDAHAQASVKPAAATAPAKFTELAKTPQMGWNTWNTFACDIDEKLIREAADALVSTGMREAGYVYVNIDDCWHGKRDENGFIQPDPQRFPSGMKALADYVHERGLKLGIYSDAGAHTCAGKPGSRGHEYQDALTYARWGIDYLKYDWCDTEGLNSKGAYTTMRDALRAAGRPILFAICEWGDTKPWDWAADVGHSWRTTGDIYPCWDCDFNRGTWSSWGVLPILDKQAGLRKYSGPGRWNDMDMMEVGKGMTEDEDKAHFSIWAMMNSPLIAGNDIRKMSATTRKILTNRRVIALNQDERGIQAWRFMNDGQLDMYAKPLANGEWALMFLNRADKPRNYRFDWNEHELKDEFTHNQVHFGKVRHSFTELWTGATGDTGKPYAMNVPAHGVVVLHLRPR, via the coding sequence ATGAAAGCACGACTGCCACGACTGATGCTCGGCGCCCTGGTCGCCGCCCCCTTTGCTGTTGCCTTTTCCGCTTCCGACGCCCACGCCCAGGCCAGCGTCAAGCCGGCGGCCGCCACCGCCCCGGCCAAGTTCACCGAACTGGCGAAGACCCCGCAGATGGGCTGGAACACGTGGAACACCTTCGCCTGCGACATCGACGAAAAGCTGATCCGCGAAGCGGCCGACGCGCTGGTCTCGACCGGCATGCGCGAGGCCGGCTATGTGTACGTGAACATCGACGACTGCTGGCACGGCAAGCGCGACGAGAACGGCTTCATCCAGCCCGACCCGCAGCGCTTCCCCTCGGGCATGAAGGCGCTGGCCGACTATGTCCACGAACGGGGCCTCAAGCTGGGCATCTACTCGGACGCCGGCGCGCATACCTGCGCCGGCAAGCCGGGCAGCCGCGGCCACGAATACCAGGATGCGCTGACCTATGCGCGCTGGGGCATCGACTACCTGAAGTACGACTGGTGCGATACCGAGGGATTGAACTCGAAGGGTGCCTACACCACCATGCGCGACGCCCTGCGCGCCGCCGGCCGGCCAATCCTGTTCGCCATCTGCGAGTGGGGCGACACCAAGCCGTGGGACTGGGCGGCGGACGTGGGCCACTCGTGGCGCACCACGGGCGACATCTATCCATGCTGGGACTGCGACTTCAACCGCGGCACGTGGTCGTCGTGGGGCGTGCTGCCGATTCTCGACAAGCAGGCCGGCCTGCGCAAGTATTCGGGGCCGGGTCGCTGGAACGACATGGACATGATGGAGGTCGGCAAGGGCATGACCGAGGACGAGGACAAGGCGCACTTCTCGATCTGGGCCATGATGAATTCCCCGCTGATCGCCGGCAACGACATCCGCAAGATGTCGGCAACCACCCGCAAGATCCTGACGAATCGCCGCGTCATCGCCCTCAACCAGGACGAGCGCGGCATCCAGGCATGGCGCTTCATGAACGACGGGCAGCTGGACATGTATGCCAAGCCGCTCGCCAACGGCGAGTGGGCGCTGATGTTCCTGAACCGCGCCGACAAGCCGCGCAACTACCGGTTCGACTGGAACGAGCATGAACTGAAGGATGAATTCACCCACAACCAGGTGCACTTCGGCAAGGTGCGCCACAGCTTCACGGAACTGTGGACCGGCGCCACCGGCGACACCGGCAAGCCGTACGCGATGAACGTGCCGGCGCACGGCGTGGTGGTGCTGCACCTGCGCCCGCGATAG